One window of Treponema denticola genomic DNA carries:
- a CDS encoding rhomboid family intramembrane serine protease, giving the protein MKYLRKPFKYTYKNAVLVIAVINVAVFVLTSLFRNLSAYLGLVPILVVEAQTYWQFFTYQFVHGDFFHLAFNMLALFFFGVPVERKIGTKEFILYYLLIGTIGGALSFLVYAATGFYTITLVGASGAIFGLLLLYAVLYPNSVIYIWGVIPVPAPLLILGYAVIELISIFSVGDGVAHLTHFIGLLAGWVYIRIRFGIKPLKVWNSTGR; this is encoded by the coding sequence ATGAAGTATTTAAGAAAACCTTTTAAATATACATATAAGAATGCTGTGCTTGTCATAGCCGTGATAAATGTTGCTGTTTTTGTTCTTACAAGTCTTTTTAGAAATTTAAGTGCATATTTAGGGCTTGTACCTATTCTTGTAGTGGAAGCACAAACTTATTGGCAGTTTTTCACTTATCAATTTGTCCATGGGGACTTTTTTCATTTGGCATTTAATATGCTCGCCTTATTCTTTTTCGGTGTTCCCGTAGAACGCAAGATTGGAACAAAGGAATTTATACTTTATTATCTTTTGATAGGGACAATCGGCGGCGCCTTGAGTTTTTTGGTGTATGCGGCAACAGGCTTTTATACTATTACTCTTGTAGGTGCATCAGGAGCAATTTTTGGACTTTTGCTTTTATATGCAGTGCTTTATCCCAATTCTGTAATCTACATTTGGGGTGTGATTCCCGTGCCGGCTCCTCTTTTAATTTTAGGTTATGCCGTAATCGAATTAATAAGCATTTTTTCCGTAGGTGACGGAGTAGCTCATTTGACGCATTTTATTGGACTCCTTGCAGGCTGGGTATATATAAGAATTCGGTTTGGAATAAAACCTCTTAAAGTCTGGAATTCAACGGGACGGTAA
- a CDS encoding nickel/cobalt transporter produces the protein MKKKGIFVILFILNLTLLSAKLSANPFTGKKNSPTPVYQGQPSENILKGQRILNQKLGDYISTWKENKNFDVLLPILALSFLYGLVHAAGPGHRKTIIFSFYLTKESNRLEPLFTGLALAGMHGGAAIVLMLIFKGLSGAILSRSNDAMIYMEGISFLILIILSLYGIIDAIKDINTKKYSNHKKLKLGALLISGIYPCPAAMLVLVLAVSLDILVLGIFAAIAMSIGMSIPIIASGYLAWAGRTSLFYKLKGKERIVGLIGSILQIGAYSFLLYISVKTALPFILSLFRILK, from the coding sequence ATGAAAAAAAAAGGTATTTTTGTTATTCTTTTTATTCTTAATCTCACCTTGCTATCTGCAAAGCTGTCTGCAAATCCCTTTACGGGAAAAAAGAATTCACCGACGCCGGTATATCAGGGTCAGCCTTCAGAAAATATTTTAAAGGGGCAGCGTATTTTAAACCAAAAGCTGGGAGATTATATAAGCACTTGGAAAGAAAATAAAAATTTTGATGTTTTATTGCCCATTCTGGCTCTTTCATTTTTATACGGCTTGGTACATGCGGCAGGTCCGGGACACCGTAAAACGATTATATTCTCGTTTTACCTTACAAAAGAATCAAACCGCTTAGAACCTCTTTTTACAGGCCTTGCTTTAGCAGGAATGCATGGAGGAGCAGCCATAGTCCTAATGCTTATTTTTAAAGGACTTTCGGGAGCAATCCTCTCACGCTCAAATGATGCAATGATATACATGGAAGGAATCTCCTTTTTAATCTTAATAATCTTATCCCTTTACGGAATAATCGATGCAATAAAGGACATAAATACAAAAAAATATTCAAACCATAAAAAGCTTAAACTTGGAGCACTTTTAATAAGCGGTATTTATCCTTGTCCGGCAGCAATGCTTGTTTTGGTTTTGGCTGTAAGCCTCGATATTTTGGTTTTAGGTATCTTTGCAGCAATAGCTATGTCCATAGGTATGAGTATTCCGATAATAGCTTCGGGATATTTGGCTTGGGCCGGAAGAACGAGCCTTTTTTACAAATTAAAGGGAAAAGAAAGGATTGTCGGCCTGATAGGTTCTATCCTTCAAATCGGAGCTTATAGCTTTTTACTCTACATTTCTGTCAAAACGGCCTTGCCTTTTATTCTAAGTTTGTTTAGAATATTAAAATAG
- a CDS encoding aminotransferase class I/II-fold pyridoxal phosphate-dependent enzyme: MQAIILAAGMGKRLRNYTKDATKCMVPVNGKTLIEYTIETLIPNKIDKLIVVIGYKGDVLKEFISSKFNESNLNGMKIEYIENPIYDKTNNIYSLYLACNEMAKDDTILLESDLIFKPALIKDIIENNDKNIAVVSPFEAWMDGTCTVLDQDNYIINILDKAQFNWDDINHYFKTVNIYKFSKEFSKEYYIPFLEAYQKAFGKNEYYEQVLKVLSFLSASVLKGFVVSGEDWYEIDDPADLAIAEDRFKTGVDKLHSLQKRYGGYWRFPQLKDFCYLVNPYFPPQKLVNEMTSSFQTLLTQYPSGAFQQSLLAAKVFNILPEHIVVGNGAAELISSISKYIKGKIAIPYPTFNEYPERLVNGEIVPIHTDPDTFSYSVDDIISCVNKENIKTVILINPDNPTGNFLEKNDVIRLCDELKRKDILIVFDESFIDFAEKEKRYSLMDENILTTYPNLIVIKSISKSYGIPGLRLGVLANADTEYINKIKKTNSIWNINSFGEYFLQIYDKYNKTYQAACDLIADERTRFISELSKLEYFSVFPSQANYVLCKLDNAISPEKLAISLLEKYNIFIKDLSSKKGFENGNYIRLAVRDKKDNDYLITALKEILSKCS; the protein is encoded by the coding sequence ATGCAGGCAATTATTTTAGCAGCAGGAATGGGAAAAAGGCTTCGAAATTATACAAAAGATGCAACTAAGTGCATGGTTCCCGTAAACGGAAAAACATTGATTGAATATACTATCGAGACTTTGATTCCAAATAAAATTGATAAACTGATAGTTGTTATAGGATATAAAGGCGATGTTTTAAAAGAATTCATTTCTTCAAAATTTAATGAAAGTAATTTAAACGGGATGAAAATTGAGTATATAGAAAATCCTATATATGACAAAACAAACAACATTTATTCGTTATATCTTGCCTGTAATGAAATGGCAAAGGACGATACCATTCTTCTTGAAAGTGATTTAATTTTTAAACCGGCTCTCATAAAAGATATTATTGAAAATAATGATAAAAATATTGCTGTTGTATCACCATTTGAAGCGTGGATGGACGGCACATGCACTGTGCTTGATCAAGATAACTATATAATCAACATATTGGATAAGGCACAATTTAATTGGGATGATATAAATCATTACTTTAAAACAGTTAATATTTATAAATTTTCAAAAGAATTCAGTAAGGAATATTATATTCCATTTCTTGAAGCATATCAAAAAGCCTTTGGAAAAAATGAGTATTATGAACAAGTCCTAAAGGTTTTATCCTTTTTATCGGCTTCCGTACTAAAAGGTTTTGTCGTTTCGGGGGAGGATTGGTATGAAATTGATGATCCTGCAGACTTAGCTATAGCAGAAGATCGGTTTAAAACCGGAGTAGACAAACTGCATAGTTTACAAAAGAGATATGGAGGCTATTGGAGATTCCCTCAGCTAAAAGACTTTTGTTATCTGGTAAATCCGTATTTTCCGCCGCAAAAACTTGTGAATGAAATGACATCCAGTTTTCAGACTCTGCTTACACAATATCCAAGCGGAGCTTTTCAGCAAAGTTTACTTGCTGCAAAAGTATTTAATATTTTACCTGAGCATATTGTTGTAGGAAACGGTGCCGCAGAGCTTATTTCTTCAATATCTAAATATATCAAGGGTAAGATTGCAATTCCCTATCCTACTTTTAATGAGTATCCGGAAAGGTTAGTAAATGGAGAAATAGTCCCTATACATACCGATCCTGATACTTTTAGCTACTCTGTTGATGATATAATTAGCTGTGTAAATAAAGAAAATATAAAAACAGTAATTTTGATTAACCCTGATAATCCTACAGGTAACTTTTTAGAAAAAAACGATGTTATAAGACTTTGTGATGAGTTAAAAAGAAAAGATATTCTTATAGTTTTTGATGAATCATTTATAGATTTTGCAGAAAAAGAAAAGAGATATTCCCTTATGGACGAAAATATTTTAACTACATATCCCAATTTGATTGTTATAAAATCCATAAGTAAAAGTTACGGTATTCCGGGATTACGTTTGGGCGTTTTAGCAAATGCCGACACCGAGTATATCAATAAAATCAAAAAAACAAATAGTATCTGGAACATCAATTCCTTTGGAGAATATTTTTTACAAATTTATGATAAATATAACAAAACATATCAAGCAGCCTGTGATCTTATAGCTGATGAAAGGACTCGTTTTATTTCAGAACTTTCAAAATTAGAATATTTTTCCGTTTTTCCGAGTCAGGCAAATTATGTATTGTGTAAATTGGATAATGCTATATCTCCCGAAAAATTAGCTATATCGCTGCTTGAAAAATATAATATTTTTATCAAAGACCTTTCATCAAAAAAAGGTTTTGAAAACGGCAATTATATCAGACTTGCGGTAAGAGATAAAAAAGATAATGATTATCTTATAACGGCATTAAAAGAAATTTTATCAAAATGCTCTTAA
- a CDS encoding LTA synthase family protein: protein MLREKIEFTNKKEKKKQAFLGSLFVFLYTFLIMLIIWLLGVFPHAQMDQLIFTAVTPIDGTSSAVLLSFYLKALVIPIILSFVNLILILKEVKLVLKTKKGKSYRLFPVLIRRPRLYVLIYLCIFFGYSQYKFGYIQYVYYKLSPPTDLYETNYIDPSKVEFNFPPKKRNLIILYLESMEISATSNEFGGLSRYDLIPELRGIAEQNLSFSHCEKLGGGTQVMGTSHSLASLTSLNMGVPLILNLPSFDSSSLKISSLNTSLIKIDRFMEGGYGLGDLLYDNGYNLVFSMAADKDFGCLGNFLTNHKNFKIQDYSYFVENKRIPKDYNVWWGFEDEKLYQFAREDITELSKKDKPFAYIFFTADTHSPHGYADEKCPNIYFEKIHNVYAGASKKAYDFVEWAKAQDFYENTTIIILGDHLYMGGDLYLPTVKLQDRHPYNAFINSAKTTDKNKNRLFTTFDLFPTVVESMGIEFNAKGLGLGRSLFSGEKTLLEEKGLKKLNSEIEKPSIFYEEKLMKKH from the coding sequence ATGCTTAGGGAAAAAATTGAATTCACAAATAAAAAAGAAAAGAAAAAGCAGGCTTTTTTAGGAAGTCTTTTTGTATTTCTGTATACTTTTCTTATAATGCTCATAATTTGGCTTTTGGGAGTTTTCCCTCATGCCCAGATGGATCAGCTTATCTTTACTGCCGTAACACCCATTGACGGCACAAGCAGTGCTGTTCTTCTAAGTTTTTATTTAAAAGCCCTTGTAATTCCAATAATCCTATCTTTTGTAAACCTCATTTTAATCCTAAAAGAAGTAAAGCTTGTTTTAAAAACAAAAAAAGGAAAATCTTACCGGCTCTTTCCCGTTTTAATAAGAAGGCCTCGTCTTTATGTTTTGATTTACCTTTGTATTTTTTTTGGCTACAGCCAATATAAATTCGGCTATATTCAATATGTTTATTATAAATTAAGCCCGCCGACAGATCTTTATGAAACGAACTATATAGACCCTTCAAAGGTAGAATTTAATTTTCCTCCAAAAAAGAGAAATCTTATAATTCTCTACCTTGAGTCGATGGAAATAAGTGCTACATCAAACGAATTCGGAGGTCTGTCCCGCTATGATCTTATTCCCGAATTACGCGGGATAGCCGAGCAAAACCTTTCATTCAGCCACTGTGAAAAATTAGGCGGAGGTACCCAGGTTATGGGAACCTCTCATTCCTTAGCCTCCCTTACCTCCTTAAATATGGGAGTTCCATTAATTTTAAATCTTCCTTCTTTCGACTCATCTTCTTTAAAAATTTCATCCTTGAATACTTCTTTAATAAAAATCGACAGGTTTATGGAAGGCGGTTACGGACTCGGAGATCTTTTATACGATAACGGCTACAATCTTGTGTTCAGTATGGCCGCAGACAAAGATTTCGGCTGTTTGGGTAATTTTTTAACCAACCATAAAAATTTTAAAATTCAAGATTATTCTTATTTTGTAGAAAATAAAAGAATCCCTAAAGACTACAATGTTTGGTGGGGCTTTGAAGACGAAAAGCTTTATCAATTTGCACGGGAAGACATTACGGAGCTTTCAAAAAAAGATAAGCCTTTTGCCTATATTTTCTTTACTGCCGACACACATTCTCCCCACGGTTATGCCGATGAAAAATGCCCCAACATTTATTTTGAAAAAATACACAATGTATATGCCGGAGCATCAAAAAAAGCCTATGATTTTGTAGAATGGGCTAAAGCGCAAGACTTTTATGAAAATACTACAATAATCATTTTGGGAGATCACTTGTACATGGGCGGAGATTTATACCTGCCGACCGTAAAGTTACAAGACAGGCACCCCTACAATGCCTTTATAAATTCTGCAAAGACAACGGATAAAAACAAAAACAGACTGTTTACGACTTTTGATCTTTTCCCCACAGTCGTAGAAAGCATGGGCATCGAATTTAATGCCAAGGGCTTAGGCCTCGGCCGCTCCTTATTTTCGGGAGAAAAAACTCTTCTTGAAGAAAAAGGCTTAAAGAAACTTAATTCCGAAATTGAAAAACCTTCAATCTTTTATGAAGAAAAGCTGATGAAAAAACACTGA
- a CDS encoding coenzyme F420-0:L-glutamate ligase gives MKKFVGTVSRGLIAPIIREGDDIASIAAETLLNAAKAENFTIKDRDILSVTESIVARAQGNYATADDIAADIKAKFGNSCIGLIFPILSRNRFAVCLEGIARSKNKLIIMLSYPSDEVGNHLIDPDVFEDSDVNPWTNSFTREEFRSKFGDHKHKFTGMDYIEYYDSIIKKHNPESFVILSNDPKKIIEYTDSVLACDIHTRNRTKKLLKKAGAKTVLGLDDILSSPVNGSGFNSDYGLLGSNKSGEDRIKLFPQNAQVIVDKIQAIIKEKTGKTIEVMVYGDGAFKDPIGKIWELADPVVSPAYTKGLEGRPNEVKLKYLADNNFKDLNEEEQKKKIAEYIEKHQKETASHIDSMESQGTTPRRLIDLIGSLSDLTSGSGDKGTPIIFIQGYFDKYTG, from the coding sequence ATGAAGAAATTTGTAGGAACTGTATCGAGGGGATTGATTGCTCCAATAATCCGTGAGGGGGATGACATAGCCTCCATTGCTGCCGAAACCCTTTTAAATGCTGCAAAAGCCGAAAACTTTACAATAAAAGATAGAGATATTCTTTCCGTTACGGAGTCCATAGTAGCCCGTGCACAGGGAAACTATGCAACAGCTGACGATATAGCAGCCGATATAAAGGCAAAATTCGGAAACTCATGTATAGGCCTAATTTTTCCTATTTTAAGCCGGAACCGTTTTGCAGTTTGTTTGGAAGGTATAGCCCGCTCAAAAAACAAGCTAATCATCATGTTAAGCTATCCCAGCGATGAGGTAGGTAATCACTTGATTGACCCGGATGTTTTTGAAGATTCCGATGTAAACCCATGGACAAATTCCTTTACAAGAGAAGAATTTAGAAGCAAATTCGGAGATCACAAGCATAAATTCACAGGAATGGACTATATAGAATATTATGATTCGATAATCAAAAAACATAATCCCGAATCCTTTGTAATTCTCTCCAATGATCCGAAAAAAATAATAGAATATACAGATTCGGTTTTAGCCTGCGATATTCATACACGGAATAGAACAAAAAAACTTTTAAAGAAGGCCGGAGCAAAGACCGTTTTAGGCCTCGACGATATTTTGAGCAGCCCGGTAAACGGAAGCGGCTTTAATTCGGATTACGGGCTTTTGGGTTCCAATAAGTCAGGAGAGGACAGGATTAAACTCTTCCCTCAGAATGCACAAGTCATCGTCGATAAAATACAGGCTATAATAAAAGAAAAAACAGGAAAAACCATCGAAGTTATGGTTTATGGAGACGGAGCTTTTAAGGACCCGATAGGTAAAATTTGGGAACTTGCCGATCCTGTTGTTTCGCCTGCTTATACAAAGGGACTTGAAGGCAGACCCAATGAAGTAAAGCTAAAATATCTGGCAGACAACAACTTCAAAGACTTAAATGAAGAAGAACAAAAGAAAAAAATCGCTGAATATATCGAAAAACATCAAAAAGAAACCGCCTCCCATATAGACTCTATGGAGTCTCAAGGAACGACCCCGCGGCGGCTTATAGATTTAATCGGCTCACTTTCAGACCTCACATCGGGAAGCGGAGACAAGGGAACTCCTATCATATTTATACAGGGATATTTCGACAAGTATACAGGATAA
- the vapB gene encoding type II toxin-antitoxin system antitoxin VapB: MICTKVFTSGNSQAVRIPKEFHIDFSELLIKKIGSSIILTPKESNWENLERSLSEFSDDFMTEGRSQPAMQEREVF, encoded by the coding sequence ATGATTTGTACAAAAGTATTCACAAGTGGAAATAGTCAGGCTGTAAGAATCCCTAAAGAATTTCATATTGATTTTTCTGAATTACTCATCAAGAAAATCGGTTCATCAATAATCCTAACACCAAAAGAAAGCAATTGGGAAAATCTTGAAAGAAGTCTTTCTGAATTTTCTGATGATTTCATGACAGAAGGAAGGAGTCAACCGGCAATGCAAGAAAGGGAAGTTTTTTAA
- a CDS encoding tRNA-dihydrouridine synthase family protein — translation MNLISAPMAAITHSAFRRLTACFKEPDEYFSEMIHAPSAISGGGFEKWYFKANPSPEKLVWQVTSPDEDAAAACVPLLLQHGGFGIDLNMGCCAPQIVNTGAGFAWMKKPLSETASLVNKVKKAVQLYDEQKSGPQTEPIRLSVKLRLGEEENYDRLLFFCKMLISEGVDLITLHPRTQKQKYSRPCKHEYTARLASDLNVPVYGNGDINSLETLKKVSSKYPCSGWMIGRAAVQKPWIFYELSKGILKNGTSEDKDEKLEIDLLKTAELFLSFLREEQPQEFYLTRAQRFFAFFCDNFSFAHHIKSKVINCKNLDDMLHNLSAYFEEVPEDRLIRV, via the coding sequence ATGAATTTGATATCGGCACCCATGGCTGCAATAACTCATTCCGCTTTTAGAAGGCTCACAGCCTGCTTTAAGGAACCTGATGAGTATTTTTCGGAAATGATACATGCTCCCTCGGCTATTTCAGGCGGAGGTTTTGAAAAATGGTATTTTAAGGCAAATCCGTCGCCTGAAAAACTTGTTTGGCAGGTTACAAGCCCTGATGAGGATGCCGCTGCTGCTTGTGTTCCTCTTTTGCTTCAGCACGGAGGTTTCGGCATTGACCTGAATATGGGCTGCTGTGCTCCGCAAATTGTAAATACCGGAGCCGGTTTTGCATGGATGAAAAAGCCGCTTTCAGAGACGGCCTCATTGGTGAACAAGGTCAAAAAAGCCGTCCAGCTGTATGATGAGCAAAAGTCCGGGCCGCAAACGGAGCCTATCCGCCTTAGTGTAAAACTGCGCTTAGGCGAAGAAGAAAACTATGATAGGCTTTTATTCTTTTGTAAGATGCTTATTTCGGAAGGAGTAGACCTAATTACCCTCCACCCCCGTACCCAAAAGCAAAAATACTCACGCCCCTGTAAGCATGAGTACACTGCCCGCCTTGCCTCCGATTTAAACGTTCCGGTCTACGGTAACGGAGATATAAATTCCCTTGAAACCTTAAAAAAAGTTAGCTCAAAATATCCGTGTTCAGGCTGGATGATAGGACGGGCTGCCGTGCAAAAACCTTGGATTTTTTATGAACTTTCAAAAGGTATTTTAAAAAACGGAACCTCCGAAGACAAGGACGAAAAACTCGAAATCGATTTATTAAAAACGGCAGAGCTGTTTTTAAGTTTTTTACGGGAAGAACAGCCTCAAGAATTTTACCTTACAAGAGCTCAAAGGTTTTTTGCTTTTTTTTGCGATAATTTCAGCTTTGCCCACCACATAAAAAGCAAGGTTATAAATTGCAAAAATCTTGACGATATGCTTCATAATTTAAGTGCCTATTTTGAAGAGGTCCCTGAAGACAGACTCATAAGAGTTTAG
- a CDS encoding DUF1015 domain-containing protein, protein MFEKYAIKIPNILLPNKTINMETWSVIACDQYTQDYDYWKKVSLITKDQKSTLNLIFPEIYLNNFSEKQKQEYILKIHKNMLNYLETGIFNDIKNSMIYVERKTGYDHVRKGLITCIDLENYDWMASSRTMIRATEETILERIPARVDIRRSAPIETPHIMLLLNDHNNRLIECIGDYLHKNNTDPVYDFNLMMNSGKITGWFVNEDALYSQIEKELECIYDENKDEKGDSFMFAVGDGNHSLATAKAVWDEYKKKFGGISSDDKSISVPENIKNHPLRYALVEIVNLYDEDLIFEPIHRIIFDAGIDELVNFAQSKLSGRIIRCNTKSELIDMVNLSKNCFGFISKDNNFICLQSDIECLAVTAIQPVLDEFISSANKIDYIHGCEETFQLAKQENAVSILLPPISKDNVFSTIAKYGPLPRKSFSIGEADEKRFYLECRKLF, encoded by the coding sequence ATGTTTGAAAAATATGCTATTAAAATTCCTAATATTTTACTTCCAAACAAGACAATAAATATGGAAACTTGGTCAGTAATCGCTTGCGACCAGTATACACAAGACTATGATTATTGGAAGAAGGTGTCTTTAATTACAAAAGATCAAAAATCGACCTTAAATCTTATATTTCCCGAAATATATTTAAATAATTTTTCAGAAAAACAAAAACAAGAATATATTTTAAAAATACATAAAAATATGTTAAATTACCTTGAAACAGGCATATTTAATGATATAAAAAATTCTATGATATATGTGGAACGAAAAACCGGATATGATCATGTGAGAAAAGGACTTATAACATGTATTGATTTAGAAAATTATGATTGGATGGCCTCTTCAAGAACAATGATACGTGCAACAGAGGAAACTATATTGGAACGTATTCCTGCAAGAGTAGATATAAGAAGATCTGCTCCGATTGAAACCCCTCATATTATGCTTCTACTGAATGACCATAATAATCGTCTAATAGAATGCATAGGCGATTACTTGCACAAAAATAACACAGACCCTGTTTATGACTTTAATTTAATGATGAATTCCGGGAAAATAACCGGCTGGTTTGTTAATGAAGATGCTTTGTATTCGCAAATAGAAAAAGAACTTGAATGTATATATGATGAAAATAAAGACGAAAAAGGTGATTCTTTTATGTTTGCAGTAGGAGATGGTAATCATTCTCTTGCAACTGCAAAGGCTGTTTGGGACGAATATAAAAAGAAATTTGGAGGAATATCTTCTGATGATAAGTCCATATCTGTTCCTGAGAATATAAAAAATCATCCATTAAGATACGCTCTTGTCGAGATAGTAAATTTATACGATGAAGATCTGATATTTGAACCTATACATAGAATTATTTTTGATGCCGGCATTGATGAGCTGGTAAATTTTGCACAATCAAAATTAAGCGGCAGGATTATAAGATGTAATACTAAAAGCGAATTAATTGATATGGTCAATTTATCAAAAAATTGTTTTGGCTTTATATCAAAAGATAATAATTTTATTTGTTTACAGTCCGATATTGAATGTCTTGCAGTTACAGCGATTCAACCTGTATTAGATGAATTTATTTCTTCTGCAAATAAAATAGATTACATCCACGGCTGTGAGGAGACATTTCAACTTGCAAAGCAAGAAAATGCTGTCTCAATATTATTGCCGCCAATATCAAAAGACAATGTTTTTTCGACCATCGCTAAATACGGCCCCTTACCTAGAAAAAGCTTTTCTATTGGGGAGGCTGATGAAAAAAGGTTTTATTTAGAATGTAGAAAGCTTTTCTAA
- the vapC gene encoding type II toxin-antitoxin system tRNA(fMet)-specific endonuclease VapC has translation MYLLDTNICIFLIKNKNPYLKKKIFNCKKEELFLSSITIAELEYGVSKSQFREKNRHALLDFCSDFTNIIDFTTEDTETYGMIRAYLENKGIPIGPFDTQIAAQALARNLTVVTNNIREFSRIPGLKVDDWTKE, from the coding sequence ATGTATTTGCTAGATACAAATATCTGTATTTTCCTCATAAAGAATAAAAATCCATATTTAAAGAAAAAAATATTTAACTGTAAAAAAGAAGAATTATTTCTTTCTTCCATTACAATTGCTGAGTTGGAGTATGGTGTTTCAAAAAGTCAATTTAGAGAAAAGAATCGCCATGCTCTTCTGGATTTTTGTTCCGATTTTACTAACATAATAGATTTTACGACAGAAGATACAGAAACATACGGAATGATTAGAGCTTATCTTGAAAATAAAGGGATTCCGATTGGACCTTTTGATACACAGATTGCTGCTCAAGCTTTAGCAAGAAATCTTACTGTGGTTACAAATAATATAAGAGAATTTTCTAGAATACCTGGACTAAAAGTCGATGACTGGACAAAAGAATAA
- a CDS encoding flagellar biosynthesis protein FlgN produces MKKTLSRQEIDQRVAVLKRFKALLQEQRKKFSDYLVVLETQERSIHEENIDALVHHTELEQSIIGDIFTIQKVIDPIEEMYRLGMPDKDDTEVVRLKSDLNKLQSQVLDQNQKNRELLQSRMADLRQEMISINPNYSYTSKAFAKQEAVSSLVDISI; encoded by the coding sequence ATGAAGAAAACATTAAGCCGTCAAGAAATAGATCAGAGGGTGGCTGTTCTTAAAAGGTTTAAGGCTCTTTTACAAGAACAAAGAAAAAAATTCAGCGATTATCTTGTTGTTCTTGAAACTCAGGAACGCAGTATCCACGAGGAAAATATAGATGCTCTTGTGCATCACACGGAGTTGGAGCAGTCAATAATAGGGGATATTTTTACAATTCAAAAGGTAATAGACCCTATAGAAGAAATGTACCGCTTAGGTATGCCCGACAAGGACGATACCGAGGTTGTAAGGCTCAAATCAGATCTCAATAAACTTCAATCTCAAGTCTTGGACCAAAACCAAAAAAACCGAGAGCTTTTGCAGTCGAGAATGGCCGATTTACGTCAAGAGATGATATCTATAAACCCGAATTACAGTTATACATCAAAAGCCTTCGCCAAACAGGAAGCTGTTTCAAGTTTGGTGGATATAAGCATTTAA
- the fliS gene encoding flagellar export chaperone FliS: protein MSYNSQAAAAYKETSVKTASPGSLILMLYTEGIKEINLAISKMRVPKIPAKDIEVINNHIIKAQEIITELMAALDMDIGGEIAANLLSIYSYFNQQLLTANLKKDYKPLLDVSNMMQELYDVWKQILESQPVPQRSEASVGVNIAG, encoded by the coding sequence ATGAGTTATAATAGTCAGGCTGCAGCAGCTTATAAAGAAACAAGTGTTAAAACGGCAAGTCCGGGTTCTCTTATTCTTATGCTTTATACTGAGGGGATAAAAGAAATAAATCTGGCAATTTCAAAGATGCGTGTGCCAAAGATTCCTGCAAAGGATATAGAAGTCATCAATAATCACATAATTAAAGCCCAAGAGATTATAACGGAGCTTATGGCGGCCTTAGATATGGATATCGGCGGAGAAATAGCTGCAAATCTTCTTTCAATTTATTCATATTTTAATCAACAGCTTTTAACTGCAAATCTAAAAAAAGACTATAAGCCTTTGTTGGATGTCAGCAATATGATGCAGGAATTATATGACGTATGGAAGCAAATTCTTGAATCCCAGCCCGTACCTCAAAGGTCTGAAGCTTCCGTAGGTGTAAACATAGCCGGATAA